The Pogona vitticeps strain Pit_001003342236 chromosome 6, PviZW2.1, whole genome shotgun sequence genome contains a region encoding:
- the CX3CR1 gene encoding CX3C chemokine receptor 1 isoform X2 — MGAVIMTEDYGTLANFVYEDLPPPCDKRDIQMLGKRYLPVLYAIVFIVGLVGNFLVAFTIVKGGCQKSITDIYLLNLAISDLLFVASLPFWAFYLIHGWTLGDVFCKIISSLYSVGFWGGIFFITIISIDRYLAIVHATYFIKARSVNRGYLTSFVVWVLAIFFSAPHFVFIQASEESCASQYPEHLMEIWPVFTYLETNIIGFLLPVCIMGFCYLRIIRTLFSCKNHRKKRAVKLILMVVLVFFLFWTPYHVSLFLHTLRFYDFFEDCSSLRLLDYTMQVTESLAFSHCCLNPIIYTFAGEKFRKFLLHMVLTCLSFVGLCGKYRGKAPTPLPETALSTNQTQNTSEQDGSVLL, encoded by the exons ATGGGAG CAGTCATCATGACCGAAGATTATGGGACCCTCGCTAACTTTGTTTATGAGGACCTGCCTCCTCCATGTGACAAAAGGGACATTCAGATGCTTGGGAAACGCTATCTGCCTGTGCTATATGCCATTGTGTTCATTGTTGGGCTTGTGGGAAATTTCTTGGTAGCTTTTACCATTGTGAAAGGTGGATGCCAGAAGAGCATCACTGACATATATCTTTTGAACCTGGCTATCTCTGATCTTCTGTTTGtggcttctcttcctttctgggCTTTTTATTTAATACATGGATGGACACTTGGAGATgttttttgcaaaataatttcCTCTTTGTATTCTGTGGGCTTTTGGGGGGGCATATTTTTCATTACCATCATAAGCATTGATAGGTATCTGGCTATTGTCCATGCAACATATTTTATAAAAGCTAGGAGTGTCAACCGTGGATATCTCACAAGCTTTGTGGTGTGGGTACTGGCAATTTTCTTTTCAGCCCCCCACTTTGTATTCATTCAAGCATCAGAGGAAAGCTGCGCTTCTCAGTATCCTGAACATCTTATGGAAATCTGGCCAGTTTTCACCTACCTGGAAACAAACATCATAGGGTTCCTTCTTCCAGTGTGTATCATGGGCTTTTGCTACCTGAGGATCATCAGAACCTTGTTCTCCTGCAAAAACCACCGGAAAAAAAGAGCTGTGAAACTTATTTTAATGGTGGTGCTCGTGTTTTTTCTATTCTGGACCCCATACCATGTATCACTTTTTCTGCATACATTACGGTTTTATGACTTTTTTGAGGACTGCAGCTCCTTAAGGCTCTTAGATTACACCATGCAGGTGACTGAATCACTAGCTTTCAGCCACTGTTGTCTTAATCCAATCATCTATACTTTTGCTGGTGAGAAATTTAGAAAGTTCCTTTTGCACATGGTTCTTACATGCCTCTCATTTGTTGGTTTATGTGGCAAGTATCGTGGCAAAGCTCCCACTCCTCTTCCAGAAACTGCCTTGTCCACCAATCAGACCCAGAACACCAGTGAACAAGATGGGTCTGTCCTTCTCTGA
- the CX3CR1 gene encoding CX3C chemokine receptor 1 isoform X3 — protein MTEDYGTLANFVYEDLPPPCDKRDIQMLGKRYLPVLYAIVFIVGLVGNFLVAFTIVKGGCQKSITDIYLLNLAISDLLFVASLPFWAFYLIHGWTLGDVFCKIISSLYSVGFWGGIFFITIISIDRYLAIVHATYFIKARSVNRGYLTSFVVWVLAIFFSAPHFVFIQASEESCASQYPEHLMEIWPVFTYLETNIIGFLLPVCIMGFCYLRIIRTLFSCKNHRKKRAVKLILMVVLVFFLFWTPYHVSLFLHTLRFYDFFEDCSSLRLLDYTMQVTESLAFSHCCLNPIIYTFAGEKFRKFLLHMVLTCLSFVGLCGKYRGKAPTPLPETALSTNQTQNTSEQDGSVLL, from the coding sequence ATGACCGAAGATTATGGGACCCTCGCTAACTTTGTTTATGAGGACCTGCCTCCTCCATGTGACAAAAGGGACATTCAGATGCTTGGGAAACGCTATCTGCCTGTGCTATATGCCATTGTGTTCATTGTTGGGCTTGTGGGAAATTTCTTGGTAGCTTTTACCATTGTGAAAGGTGGATGCCAGAAGAGCATCACTGACATATATCTTTTGAACCTGGCTATCTCTGATCTTCTGTTTGtggcttctcttcctttctgggCTTTTTATTTAATACATGGATGGACACTTGGAGATgttttttgcaaaataatttcCTCTTTGTATTCTGTGGGCTTTTGGGGGGGCATATTTTTCATTACCATCATAAGCATTGATAGGTATCTGGCTATTGTCCATGCAACATATTTTATAAAAGCTAGGAGTGTCAACCGTGGATATCTCACAAGCTTTGTGGTGTGGGTACTGGCAATTTTCTTTTCAGCCCCCCACTTTGTATTCATTCAAGCATCAGAGGAAAGCTGCGCTTCTCAGTATCCTGAACATCTTATGGAAATCTGGCCAGTTTTCACCTACCTGGAAACAAACATCATAGGGTTCCTTCTTCCAGTGTGTATCATGGGCTTTTGCTACCTGAGGATCATCAGAACCTTGTTCTCCTGCAAAAACCACCGGAAAAAAAGAGCTGTGAAACTTATTTTAATGGTGGTGCTCGTGTTTTTTCTATTCTGGACCCCATACCATGTATCACTTTTTCTGCATACATTACGGTTTTATGACTTTTTTGAGGACTGCAGCTCCTTAAGGCTCTTAGATTACACCATGCAGGTGACTGAATCACTAGCTTTCAGCCACTGTTGTCTTAATCCAATCATCTATACTTTTGCTGGTGAGAAATTTAGAAAGTTCCTTTTGCACATGGTTCTTACATGCCTCTCATTTGTTGGTTTATGTGGCAAGTATCGTGGCAAAGCTCCCACTCCTCTTCCAGAAACTGCCTTGTCCACCAATCAGACCCAGAACACCAGTGAACAAGATGGGTCTGTCCTTCTCTGA
- the LOC144583518 gene encoding uncharacterized protein LOC144583518 has translation MPLTRSQMAEMGEVKDPQVDQGSEDEFGSVQGDSTGEQNPELRKLLIAQQHELRVREMEEREREKQRQFELERERMERAERLEREKMAFELRKLELMNQNNNNNRDSEGGQLSKADLKKFPVYHKGDCPEVFFSLVERAFVDFSVRDTEKMTIMRSLISGSLAEVYAEMPEELMKDFAEFKKLVFARHGINAEQLRQRFRSITKKPEQTFTQVGAQLVRLLEKWLSQEGTETYQQLKDLIALEQFYSVLHGELKFQVRERKPKSVAEAAEIADFISQIRKPLGEGKSMGKPKETYSKYSQGPGKSQQGGGAHGEGKPSDMKPRPQILEGKPKQDEKDSKYSRKCYFCQGKGHLISECEKLKQLKGIVPQDSSGTKPKAVFCVQKEQSSLSLREPVAMATQSGTVTSADQAEENGPLVEVKRCLLVRTDSQLFETAGVDVGILDHQYRGLRDTCSQVTLCHPDIIPREYIIPNESMKVAGIEGQVISLPVAEVPVNFQGWRGVWRLAISSTLPAAVLVGNDLAEHVKRVLVITRSQATTGTVQGGTDEPETEAEGSSEAVVETLTTDSRFGQEQKADATLQKCFEQVTDAQLTPETPVRFLEKKGILYRETLRNTSKGGDGIRSQLVVPEKYRPMILQRGHSDMFAAHLGVNKTQQRITQNFYWPEIGKQIKEFCKQCDVCQRQGNSRDRTKAKLCPLPVIDTPFKCIGVDIVGPLPKATKRGNRFILTIVDHATRYPEAIPLTNIETNTVADALVGYMSRMGFASEIITDLGASFTAKLMKRLWQICGIKHKETTAYHPESNGLTEKFNGTLMRMIRAYLAENPNNWDQKLQSLLFAYQSVPQASTGFSPFELLFGRRVKGPLDLIQQNWEQITQDDPQDVVTYINSLRNDLKRNLELAAETLQAQKVRKKAWDDQEGRERHFNPGEGVLWPRPCKENKLQLGRPEIKYLGHMVGGGVIKPLEAKIEAVRDWPRPNTKKKVKSFLGLVGYYRKFIPRFSEIAAPLTDLTRKKTDDRIPWTSDCEEAFQRLKQALINYPVLRAPDFDREFIIYTDASNSGVGAVLCQEDENGDQHPVSYLSRKLQKGERHLATVEKECLAIVYAIQKAKPYIWGRHFILCTDHSPLQWLKTMKTHNSKLMRWALNLQDYDFEVKVVRGSVNCVADALSRRPEE, from the coding sequence atgcccttgactcgaagccaaatggcagaaatgggtgaagtgaaagacccccaggttgaccaaggttctgaggatgaatttggctcagtgcaaggtgacagcacgggagaacagaacccagaactcagaaaattgctcatagcccaacagcatgaactgagggtgagggaaatggaggaaagggaaagagagaaacagagacaatttgaattagagagagagagaatggaaagagcagaaagattggagagagagaaaatggcgtttgagttgagaaaattggaactgatgaaccagaacaataataacaatagggattctgagggaggccaattgtctaaagctgacctgaagaaattccctgtgtaccacaagggagattgtcctgaagtgttcttttccctagtggaaagagcgtttgtggacttctcagtaagggacactgagaagatgaccatcatgcgatctttaatcagtggcagccttgcagaagtctatgcagagatgccagaggaactgatgaaagattttgcagagtttaaaaaactggtgtttgccagacatgggataaatgcggaacagctgaggcaaagattcaggtcaatcaccaagaaaccagagcagacttttacccaagtgggggcccaattggtgaggctgctagagaaatggctatctcaggaggggacagagacctaccagcagcttaaagacttgatagcgctggaacagttctattcagtcctgcatggggaactgaaattccaggtgagggaaaggaaaccaaaatctgtggcagaagcagccgagatcgcggattttatttcacaaataagaaagcccttgggtgaggggaaatcgatggggaaacctaaagaaacctacagcaagtactctcagggaccagggaaaagccagcaagggggaggggcccatggtgaagggaagccctcagacatgaaaccaagacctcagattttggagggaaaaccaaaacaagatgagaaagactcaaaatatagcagaaaatgttatttctgtcagggaaagggccatctaatctcagagtgtgagaaattaaagcagctaaaaggaattgtgcctcaggattcgagtggaaccaagccaaaagctgtgttctgtgtccagaaagagcaaagctccttgtcactgagggagcctgttgccatggctactcaatctggaacagtgacatctgctgatcaggctgaggaaaatggtcctcttgtggaggtcaagcgctgcttgctcgtgagaacagattctcagttgtttgaaacagcaggggtggacgtaggaatacttgaccatcagtatcgggggctaagggacacttgttcccaggtgaccctgtgccatccagatattattcctagggaatatataatcccaaatgagagcatgaaggtggcagggattgaggggcaggtgatctcactgccagtagctgaggtacctgtgaactttcaaggctggaggggagtttggcggctagcgatttcatcgactctgccagcagccgtgctcgtgggaaatgacctggctgaacatgtgaaacgggtgctagtgattacacgttcacaagccaccacggggacagttcaggggggtactgatgagccagagacggaagcagaggggagttcagaagctgtggtggaaaccttaaccacagacagccgatttggccaagagcaaaaggcagacgccactctccaaaagtgttttgaacaggtgactgacgcccagctaacacctgaaaccccagtgagatttctagagaaaaaggggattttgtatagagagaccctgaggaatacctcaaaagggggagatgggatccgaagtcagctagtggtacctgaaaagtatcgccccatgatcttacaaagggggcactctgacatgtttgctgcgcacttaggggtgaacaaaacacagcagagaatcacacagaatttttactggcctgaaatagggaagcagatcaaagagttctgtaaacaatgtgatgtgtgtcaaaggcaggggaatagccgcgacaggaccaaagcaaagttgtgccctttgcctgtgattgacactccgttcaaatgcataggggtggatattgtgggacctttgcccaaggccacaaagagggggaacaggttcattctcaccattgtggaccatgccacgaggtaccctgaagccattcccttgactaacattgaaactaacacagtggcagatgccttggtggggtatatgtccaggatgggatttgcctcagaaataatcacagatttgggcgcatcgttcacagcgaagctcatgaaacgcttatggcaaatctgtggaattaagcacaaggaaaccactgcctatcaccctgaaagtaatgggttaactgagaagttcaatgggactctaatgcgcatgattagggcttacttggctgagaatccaaacaattgggaccagaagctgcaatcccttttgtttgcttatcaatcagtgccacaagccagtaccgggttcagtccgtttgaacttttatttgggagaagggtgaaagggccccttgatttaatccaacaaaattgggagcagatcacccaggatgacccacaagacgttgtgacatatataaactctttaaggaatgacctaaagagaaacctagagctggcagcagagaccctgcaagctcaaaaggtcagaaagaaagcttgggatgaccaggaaggcagggagaggcactttaacccaggggagggagtgctttggcccaggccctgcaaagagaacaaactgcagctgggtagaccagaaataaaatacttgggtcacatggtagggggaggagtgataaaacccctagaggccaaaatagaagccgttcgtgattggcctagacccaacaccaagaaaaaagtcaaatcatttcttgggttggtgggctactacagaaagttcatcccgaggtttagcgagattgcggctccgctgaccgatctgacgaggaagaagactgatgaccgcatcccgtggaccagcgactgtgaggaggcgttccagaggttgaagcaggcgctcatcaactatccagtgctgcgtgctccagacttcgaccgggagttcatcatctacaccgatgcgtctaacagcggggtaggagcagttctttgccaggaggatgagaatggtgaccagcatccagtgtcctacctgagtaggaaactccagaaaggtgagagacatttggcaaccgtggaaaaggagtgcctggccatagtctacgcgatccagaaggccaagccttacatctggggaagacattttattctgtgcactgaccattcaccactgcaatggttaaagacaatgaaaacccacaatagcaaacttatgaggtgggctttaaacctgcaagactatgactttgaagtgaaggtggtcagagggtcagtgaactgtgttgctgacgccttgtcaagaagacccgaagaatga
- the CX3CR1 gene encoding CX3C chemokine receptor 1 isoform X1: MGEAVIMTEDYGTLANFVYEDLPPPCDKRDIQMLGKRYLPVLYAIVFIVGLVGNFLVAFTIVKGGCQKSITDIYLLNLAISDLLFVASLPFWAFYLIHGWTLGDVFCKIISSLYSVGFWGGIFFITIISIDRYLAIVHATYFIKARSVNRGYLTSFVVWVLAIFFSAPHFVFIQASEESCASQYPEHLMEIWPVFTYLETNIIGFLLPVCIMGFCYLRIIRTLFSCKNHRKKRAVKLILMVVLVFFLFWTPYHVSLFLHTLRFYDFFEDCSSLRLLDYTMQVTESLAFSHCCLNPIIYTFAGEKFRKFLLHMVLTCLSFVGLCGKYRGKAPTPLPETALSTNQTQNTSEQDGSVLL; encoded by the exons ATGGGAG AAGCAGTCATCATGACCGAAGATTATGGGACCCTCGCTAACTTTGTTTATGAGGACCTGCCTCCTCCATGTGACAAAAGGGACATTCAGATGCTTGGGAAACGCTATCTGCCTGTGCTATATGCCATTGTGTTCATTGTTGGGCTTGTGGGAAATTTCTTGGTAGCTTTTACCATTGTGAAAGGTGGATGCCAGAAGAGCATCACTGACATATATCTTTTGAACCTGGCTATCTCTGATCTTCTGTTTGtggcttctcttcctttctgggCTTTTTATTTAATACATGGATGGACACTTGGAGATgttttttgcaaaataatttcCTCTTTGTATTCTGTGGGCTTTTGGGGGGGCATATTTTTCATTACCATCATAAGCATTGATAGGTATCTGGCTATTGTCCATGCAACATATTTTATAAAAGCTAGGAGTGTCAACCGTGGATATCTCACAAGCTTTGTGGTGTGGGTACTGGCAATTTTCTTTTCAGCCCCCCACTTTGTATTCATTCAAGCATCAGAGGAAAGCTGCGCTTCTCAGTATCCTGAACATCTTATGGAAATCTGGCCAGTTTTCACCTACCTGGAAACAAACATCATAGGGTTCCTTCTTCCAGTGTGTATCATGGGCTTTTGCTACCTGAGGATCATCAGAACCTTGTTCTCCTGCAAAAACCACCGGAAAAAAAGAGCTGTGAAACTTATTTTAATGGTGGTGCTCGTGTTTTTTCTATTCTGGACCCCATACCATGTATCACTTTTTCTGCATACATTACGGTTTTATGACTTTTTTGAGGACTGCAGCTCCTTAAGGCTCTTAGATTACACCATGCAGGTGACTGAATCACTAGCTTTCAGCCACTGTTGTCTTAATCCAATCATCTATACTTTTGCTGGTGAGAAATTTAGAAAGTTCCTTTTGCACATGGTTCTTACATGCCTCTCATTTGTTGGTTTATGTGGCAAGTATCGTGGCAAAGCTCCCACTCCTCTTCCAGAAACTGCCTTGTCCACCAATCAGACCCAGAACACCAGTGAACAAGATGGGTCTGTCCTTCTCTGA